A region of the Dysidea avara chromosome 9, odDysAvar1.4, whole genome shotgun sequence genome:
GCTTTtgtattggctactttacagtgcaattacagaaacaaggccatgcgatttgggattaattgcactcctactattaagactaatgtatggcaaactaaatcactatgtgattatatACATAATAGTTCTCACAAATTATTTGCATTTATATAGAGTCAACCACAACAAAGTTAGTTTGCATTCAACTGAGCCCTTAGCATTTTTTGtcacatgggccagctgccaaAACATACATAGTACTACTGTGAGCAAGAACAGTAgcacagtatacatacatagaAAATATAGAAGGAGCAGAGTGGCAGGTAAAATAGTGAACGTTAAGACAGCCAAGTTTCTATTTGACAAGTTAGACAATTATCTTACTTTTTAGCACTTTGATAGATGAACGTCCTGCAGGTAGAACATTAAATaagacaacaacaacaacaacaactacgTACTTGTGTATTTTAATGCCCTTGGCAATACGTTGTGATTCCTTTGACTCAGGTATCCGACAGTAAGTGCCAATTGCCTTCCATGCCTGCAGGCTATGTAGTTCACGTGATGATGAACCATATATGGAAACAAGATAAGACTCAAATGAAGCAATAGCCCTACAGAATAAAATGGAACATTTATGCAATATTTTAATGGTGCACCATAAATAGACATACCTTTGATCTCGTGCTAGTGTATCCAAGGATACCACTCTATCTAGATCAGCAGGTTTCCGTCGTATTCTACGTCTCACAGCTACTGCTTTAATGCGCACGTGTTTCTTGACTTTTGGTTTAGGCTGGTCATCCTCCATAGCAACAGGATGGAATGGCTGATCACCAGTAGTGACACAACTGCAGAAATGGTAAAAGAACATGACAAAAGATAAGATATAAGACAGCACTTAGTGAAATATGGTTgccttcttcatgcaaggaaactggcattaattttctgtacacTTGACATGTTCACTTTAAGGTATTAGTATTGAAGTGGCCTCTAATTTTATATTCATAAACAAAAAGCACAGAAAGACACTAGTTGGACCAATGGTAAAGAGATACCTGAATTGTGCACTCCCCTGAtaatttcattgtaaaatacgGGAGTGGctctaggggggtttctgaggtttccggaaaccgGTCACGTtttgattgagatactctaatagagcagtcagtcactctaataaagcagtcacagtattcagagaagtagtgtagcaaactatgaagttgtgaataaagatttttatgtgctttagCAGTGATACAAACATTATTTAGCCATTCTTAGGAGATGttgaccttctttttttttttggtcttcacctaaaATCTAGCTGTGCTTTTGGTCAggaaccagtcaccaaaaatcctggagctgcctaTGAAATATATAAAATTGTCTACAACAGAAGGCAGGCATGCATGAATGTAGGGACATACATTTTTGAATGTCACCAGTGGAccataatttaatttttttttcttctatgtAATTGTCAAATAAGTAATGATAGATCACTACAGCATTGCTTTGTACAACTCCTCTGTAGCTATACAAAATATACTACAGCTTACTCTTTAAGACTCTCATAGTCTCTATGTAGGAATGTCTTCCAGTGTTGTTTCAGTACAGAATAGACTTTCAACTGTGAACAGTAAGAAAACAGGTCACTACATAGTGCacacattacatacacacattgcacgcacacgcacatcacacacacacgcacacactacactacacacacacgcaccacatacacacactacacacgcacacaacatGTACAGACACACATATGCATCATGCCACACCACTACACACGTGATTGTATTCATACCACTATACCACACACTGTGaaaaacatgtacacacacacacacacacacacacacacacacacacacacacacacacacacacacacacacacacacacacacacacacacacacacacacacacacttgttgtTCAGATAACACTCTGGTGATTTCTTCAACATCAGATGATTGCAGTGCAGTATATATCAACTGTGTCTCAACCTTTGTGAGCTGTATCCATTTTGGACTCCCTGTGATGTGACGGTACATGATACTTAATATGGTTAGAGGCACTAGTAGTACACTCTTGTTATATGAATAAATTCCATACTTGTTCACTGAGTATATTTATAGAGTACCTTCCACTAGAAATGTTCTCCATAGCAACCATGCTTTCTGCATAGCAACCAAATGTGGTGGATGTTGTTCTAGTAATCCAGTGTAGTCTTCTATGGCTTCCCAAAACTCTAACAGGCACGACTCTCTCTGAAGTCCAGCactacacaacaacaaaaacacagCCACAATAGTgaaatactttagtgcaaagcTGTAAGCTGATTTTGAATATTAAACATCTGCTATAtggtagaccttcagttctTTGAACTCCGGTTCTCAAATAAAAAAATAAGTGAATTGTTTTAATTAAAACCCACTTATAAGGAGAttcattcaaatactctaataaaacatatcATACAtcccaaaatactctaattgaacaatcatTTTTCATATAAGCAAGGGTGAAGATATTTGACAGTTAGAAAACTCAACATCATAATGATTCATACTGTACAGTTAATTTGACttctaaaaaaattgttaaaatcTTTGAGTGCTTGAGCCCGCCTAATCCACAAGTATATCTAGTCTAGCAAAATAACACATACTCAACACAAGTAACCTACACTGCCAAATATTTCTGGAATGGGTTGCCGGCATTTTTGTTGGTGATCATTCCTGCATAGAATGGATCCTGTGAAGACTTCTCATAGGAGTTGTCTGGTGTGCTCATTGTACTGACATCAAAACATCCTGAGGACTTGCCATATGGCTTAAATACTGGCCTGCTTTTCACCTTCTTGTTGTAAGCAGAGGTCTGCTCATAACTAGCAGTGGGGTGTTGAGGAAGTGGTGTAATGGACCTGTAGAATATGTAATTTGGTAGTAATGAAAGGAGGGACTGGATCACATGGGTGCAATAACATAAGCAACATACTAAGCCTCCAGCAGCTGTGCAAAACACAACTATTGCCTTCCAGTGAACCAACACTGGGATGTCTGTACACTACACCTCAGGCATACACCTCAGGCACTACTACACCTCAGGCACTACTACACCTCAGGCACTACTACACCTCAGGCACTACTACACCTCAGGCACTACTACACCTCAGGCACTCAtatcttgtgcaggcaaattctCCAGGGGCAGGACTAGTATAGTAACCCGCAGAAGGTCTTACAAAGAGAGACCatggaacccaaagttccacaaggACCCAAACACCACTAAGctagacaaggacagttgggtatTTGCTTGCTTCTCCATTTAACACCAGGTAAacttacagctgggtgggctgcttcagaaggccaccaggtccccatttaaagactgaagcaatgtgagtaaagttaggaaacaacagcaacagcaactaGAAATTGAACCTGGAACCCCAGGaaaatgctctagccacttggctatatATGCTGCCTCACAATACTGtcttacatacacacacacgcacgcgcacgcgcgcacacacacacactaacctTCTAGTTGATTTACCAATCATGAAGCGAGGTAGCCAGTATGATCTCAACTTACTCAACACATCTCCCTGAGAACTAGTCAACCAAGTGTAATCTGGTGTACCCGTAACTAGTGAAGAATAGCCAAGACTGCACAACAAACTGGAGTATTTACTTTGGAATTCCCTGAAATAAACACAATTACACATACATAAAGCATAATACGTAATACCAAACCACTTCATCACACAAATTACGTTGGGCTTTACTAAATACTGGTAGGTGGCTGTATTTAATAGCTAGGTGAGTTACCAAGCAATTTTAAGGGTTAAAACATTATAGATTGTGGTTTATAGCTTTCACAAGTTATAAAAACTTTGTTTTCTGGTGTTGTTTACTTCAAAACCAAGAATGTTCAACAAATTTTATACCAAGAAAAAGTTAACTGTCACCCccagcaacctgaattttacattatttgtatgtGATGGGACAACTGTTgctagataatgtatgggaaagcTATGAAgctatcttatgacctatataatactatccttttaaaattggAGAAGTTGCTTtagacattcacacctacaaatttcGCGTTACTAAAATAGTCTATTACAAATGCGTACGTACATGGATCACTAACTTAAATACAGATGAAATACTCCATAGGCCATCAGAGGTGTTAGAAGTGTGGGGGTTAAGGTGATGTTTGAGATGTTCAGCATCCATCCAATAGTGAAACAGGATTGCTCCATTAGTGTAATATAGGAATGACTTGAATTCTGACATCCCCTGCACCTAGTTACAAAGCACACAAATAACATTAGCACATATACAGTCACtcagacaaaaaaaaactattgtAGATATTAGATTTAATGTCATGGCCTACATACAGCAGAACCCGTCTTAGTGGCCACAGATCAACTAAATTGGAAAACTTATACACAATCAATTATTATGCAGCATTTGTGTGCTAAGGAGACCAAGAAATTATGGGCTGCAGGTGGCTGGCCTAGACAACTTCCTATGTCAACAAATAAAAGGTACATTTACACAGAGATAACTTACACTTCCGATGGCTCTCATGGCTGGAGTGATCTCCTTTTCTCTCTGTTTACTCCTTTGTTTGGAGGAGCTATTGTCTCTCAAGTCACTACCAGGCTCATCCAGTCCACCAGTCAACTCCCCTTCACTGTCACTCCAAATAGCAGGATCCAGTGATACACTATTGAGGTCACTGTTGACATCACAAGGTGGTGTAGTGTTACCATTGAAGTCTTTTGAGGCATGCTCAATTTTCTGATCCATCAATGCCTGCATTATACCCTGGTTGACAGTAGTGGGACTACAAGACATGCTAGTATTTTCTGAAGAAGAAGCAGAGCTGTTTAAACTTCTTTCGTCTTCCTCTTCAATTTTTGATAGCACAGGGGATAAATGATGATGCGAAAAATCTACTGGAGGAGATGTGGTTGTTACTGCTGGTAGTTGTAAGGTTACAAAGCGATTAGCATCTTCCGAGTGCACTGACGGGCTACTAATTGTACTGCCTTCTTCTTCAATCTTGGGTAGAGATGGTGAGCGTTTAATGGAAGGTCTCCTACCAGAACAATTAGCATCATCTTCACCAATTAAAGGTTTTGATGGTGGAATCATTGACTCATACATGAGATGTGAAAAAGTTGACGTCTTGTTATGACCCGAGGTATGTTTTTCTGTAGGTACATGTAAAGTGGGTAAGTTTGAAAATGACGTTTGGTGTTCTTGATTTAACCCCTCATCAGGTCTGGTCACACCACTTGAAGTCAACTGGGTACACAGTGTGTACTCACAGTATAGGTCAGAGCTGTAAAAGTAACCATGACAACATTTAAAACACCAAAAACCATACATCACAATTTTTTtgacacaaatattttaaaatatgtTTTTAAAAGGACAATTAAAAAGTGCAGGGTTCTACCCAGgaattcctgagtggtggcctaaaattaacatgaactgataagctatgtgttgtattagaatacttgtgtgttatattagagtatattgtatgcacatcagtgatatatgtaagaattgtactggtcggatTATAGAGGTACTGGTTGAATATTAGAGGTACTGGTCTCTTTGAACCACTGCTgaccagtgtgggcagaaccctgaaAGTGTGCACAAAACGTAAGTTACACAATATAAAGCTGTGCATGTTTAAAAAATACATCGAGTACACAAACAGCTGAATATCAGCCCTTCAAGGTACGTATTTATCCTGTCTCACAATAGGACACTTTACTCAACGATTTCACTTAGGCTCCTAgtaaacaccttgtacaggctgtaccttctgtgttcaccctccagtgtgcaactggtaaagttgataataaattttatatcATGCATATATACAAGGTACATGCTAGATAAGTGTATGGCCTACTTTTTAAACAGCTCATATCGTTCTTTTTCCAGCCACTGAAACATGACGTCTTTTTGACTGGGGGAAAGCACCAGTGGTTGCCATAGCAATGACCCAGTAGCAGTATCACAGGAGTGTAGGAAGGTATCATCT
Encoded here:
- the LOC136266049 gene encoding uncharacterized protein → MFQWLEKERYELFKNSDLYCEYTLCTQLTSSGVTRPDEGLNQEHQTSFSNLPTLHVPTEKHTSGHNKTSTFSHLMYESMIPPSKPLIGEDDANCSGRRPSIKRSPSLPKIEEEGSTISSPSVHSEDANRFVTLQLPAVTTTSPPVDFSHHHLSPVLSKIEEEDERSLNSSASSSENTSMSCSPTTVNQGIMQALMDQKIEHASKDFNGNTTPPCDVNSDLNSVSLDPAIWSDSEGELTGGLDEPGSDLRDNSSSKQRSKQREKEITPAMRAIGSVQGMSEFKSFLYYTNGAILFHYWMDAEHLKHHLNPHTSNTSDGLWSISSVFKEFQSKYSSLLCSLGYSSLVTGTPDYTWLTSSQGDVLSKLRSYWLPRFMIGKSTRRSITPLPQHPTASYEQTSAYNKKVKSRPVFKPYGKSSGCFDVSTMSTPDNSYEKSSQDPFYAGMITNKNAGNPFQKYLAVAGLQRESCLLEFWEAIEDYTGLLEQHPPHLVAMQKAWLLWRTFLVEGSPKWIQLTKVETQLIYTALQSSDVEEITRVLSEQQLKVYSVLKQHWKTFLHRDYESLKDCVTTGDQPFHPVAMEDDQPKPKVKKHVRIKAVAVRRRIRRKPADLDRVVSLDTLARDQRAIASFESYLVSIYGSSSRELHSLQAWKAIGTYCRIPESKESQRIAKGIKIHKTFIYQSAKKAVMVPDVLRDSLQVVREFNTPTADDLVELQKALVPQFENVLQKYIQGSKEVVVSQFNSFPSMDWGDSSGQSLRDGSTKGSVFGSVALLRLKKNKRNLSVDGDSAGSLQNALRQCLGPLSKKMASFLEFLHSYGPQKCRPLLYKNLLFWFEAERYKVMFKSDPDQVSVVTLYKSHI